In a single window of the Podospora pseudocomata strain CBS 415.72m chromosome 2 map unlocalized CBS415.72m_2, whole genome shotgun sequence genome:
- a CDS encoding uncharacterized protein (EggNog:ENOG503P5S4), whose amino-acid sequence MMPTSLNNAKHEEAVDASWAATRGAVSGALKWGVATAVLGGLGYAFSPVYRGLTIQFKVYIQMSGMVLGSMLEADARLREYEAQMRLRRRLMKEQAMWASFEERYGKEEEDD is encoded by the exons ATGAtgcccacctccctcaacaacgccAAACACGAAGAAGCGGTTGACGCCTCCTGGGCCGCGACACGGGGTGCGGTCTCTGGCGCGCTGAAGTGGGGGGTTGCGACGGCGGTGCTGGGCGGGTTGGGGTATGCTTTCTCGCCGGTGTACAGGGGTTTGACTATTCAGTTCAAGGT GTACATCCAAATGTCGGGCATGGTCCTAGGCAGCATGCTCGAAGCGGATGCTAGGCTGAGGGAGTATGAAGCCCAAATGAGGctgcggaggaggctgatgaAGGAACAGGCCATGTGGGCTAGTTTTGAGGAGAGGtatgggaaggaggaggaggatgattga
- the ECM42 gene encoding Arginine biosynthesis bifunctional protein ArgJ, mitochondrial (BUSCO:EOG09262528; COG:E; EggNog:ENOG503NVW6; MEROPS:MER0011829), giving the protein MVGFSRCALSQLRQPKAQLVRSFSHIPSRAYSAPSSSIPAAKKKYIPTSGTYPLGFQVSGTIVGVKPSNTTKPDLALLTSEVPCAAAAVFTKNKFQAAPVTFSRALLQKKGNKGIQGVVINSGCANAVTGKGGLEDAAKMAQAADKCLGQSDSTIVMSTGVIGQRLPIDKIINNVPKAHSALGGSHEHWLTLAKAICTTDTFPKLISRTFTLPSSPGVEYRIAGTTKGAGMIHPNMATLLGVIATDAPISSSALPSVLKHAVDRSFNSITIDGDTSTNDTVALLANGMAGGKEVVEGTPDYEAFREVLTKFSTELAQLIVRDGEGATKFVTIKVVDSASEEAARKIASTIARSPLVKTALYGKDANWGRILCATGYSLISEPSEPINDVPEIVPEKTNVSFVPTDGTAELKLLVNGEPEQVDEARAAEILELEDLEILVRLGTGDKQATYWTCDYSHEYITINGDYRT; this is encoded by the exons ATGGTGGGCTTCAGTCGATGTGCGTTGAGCCAATTGAGGCAACCTAAAGCTCAATTGGTTCGGTCCTTTTCTCACATCCCATCCCGAGCTTATTCTGCCCCGTCCAGCTCCATCCccgcggccaagaagaagtacATCCCAACCTCAGGCACATACCCCCTCGGCTTCCAGGTGTCAGGCACCATCGTTGGAGTTAAGCCCAGCAACACAACAAAACCAGATCTCGCTCTCTTGACATCCGAAGTACCAtgtgctgccgccgccgtcttcaccaagaacaagTTTCAGGCCGCCCCCGTCACTTTCAGCCGTGCTCTGTTGCAAAAGAAGGGAAATAAGGGCATCCAGGGGGTGGTCATCAACTCGGGATGCGCCAATGCCGTCACTGGAAAGGGTGGTCTGGAGGATGCCGCCAAGATGGCTCAGGCGGCTGACAAGTGCCTTGGTCAGAGTGATAGCACCATTGTCATGAGCACTGGTGTCATCGGACAGAGGCTGCCCATCGACAAGATCATCAACAACGTGCCAAAGGCCCACAGTGCTTTGGGCGGGTCCCACGAGCACTGGCTCACCCTGGCCAAAGCCATCTGCACCACTGATACCTTCCCCAAGCTCATCTCCCGCACTTTTActttgccctcctcgccaggcGTGGAGTATAGGATAGCGGGTACCACCAAGGGAGCGGGCATGATTCACCCCAACATGGCCACCCTTTTGGGTGTTATTGCCACGGATGCCCCTatctcgtcgtcggctcTTCCATCGGTTCTCAAGCACGCCGTCGACCGTTCCttcaacagcatcaccatTGACGGTGACACGTCGACCAACGACACTGTTGCGCTGTTGGCCAACGGTATGGCTGGAGGaaaggaggttgtggagggcaCACCTGATTATGAGGCCTTCCGTGAGGTTCTCACCAAGTTCTCTACAGAGTTGGCGCAGTTGATTGTGcgtgatggtgagggtgctACCAAGTTTGTGACAatcaaggtggtggattcCGCTAGCGAGGAGGCTGCTCGGAAGATTGCGAGCACCATTGCGAGATCGCCACTTGTCAAGACTGCCTTGTATGGCAAGGACGCAAACTG GGGCCGCATTCTGTGCGCCACCGGCTACTCCCTGATTTCCGAGCCTAGCGAGCCCATCAACGATGTTCCTGAGATTGTCCCTGAGAAGACCAATGTCTCGTTCGTGCCCACGGATGGCACTGCTGAGCTCAAGCTGTTGGTGAACGGAGAGCCTGAgcaggttgatgag GCGAGAGCTGCTGAGATTTTGGAGCTCGAAGATCTTGAGATTTTGGTCAGACTCGGAACTGGCGACAAGCAAGCCACTTACTGGACCTGCGACTACAGTCATGAGTACAT TACCATCAACGGTGACTACCGCACATAA
- the RFC4 gene encoding replication factor C subunit 4 (EggNog:ENOG503NUUJ; COG:L) — protein MPAATTKKPEANGESSTAAYKAQTANPSGNPTYELPWVEKYRPVFLDDVVGNTETIERLKIIARDGNMPHVIISGMPGIGKTTSVLCLARQLLGDAYKEAVLELNASDERGIDVVRQRIKGFAQKKVTLPQGRHKLVILDEADSMTSGAQQALRRTMEIYSNTTRFAFACNQSNKIIEPLQSRCAILRYAKLTDEQVVKRLLQIIDAEGVKFSEDGLAALVFSAEGDMRQAINNLQSTWAGFGFVSGDNVFKVVDSPHPIKVQAMLKACYEGNVDSALDTLRELWDLGYSSHDIISTMFRVTKTIETLSEHSKLEFIKEIGFTHMKVLEGVQTLLQLSGCVVRLCRLNMDPKRFESR, from the exons ATGCCAGCCGCAACGACAAAAAAGCCGGAAGCCAACGGCGAGTCCTCCACCGCAGCCTACAAAGCCCAGACAGCCAACCCCAGTGGCAACCCAACCTACGAGCTCCCATG GGTCGAAAAATACCGCCCCGTTTTCCTCGACGACGTAGTAGGCAACACCGAAACCATCGAGCGCCTCAAGATCATCGCCCGCGACGGCAACATGCCCCACGTAATCATCTCTGGCATGCCCGGCATTGGCAAGACCACCTCCGTCTTGTGTCTAGCCCGCCAACTCCTCGGGGACGCCTACAAAGAAGCCGTGCTTGAACTCAACGCCTCTGACGAGAGAGGTATTGATGTTGTGAGGCAGCGTATCAAGGGGTTTGCGCAGAAGAAGGTGACCCTCCCGCAAGGGAGACATAAACTTGTCATCTTGGACGAAGCGGATAGCATGACGAGCGGTGCCCAGCAGGCGTTGAGACGGACGATGGAGATTTACAGCAATACGACGAGGTTCGCCTTCGCCTGCAACCAAAGCAACAAAATCATCGAACCCCTCCAGTCGCGCTGCGCCATTCTCCGCTATGCGAAATTAACAGACGAGCAAGTCGTCAAACGCCTCTTGCAAATCATCGATGCGGAGGGTGTCAAGTTCAGCGAGGATGGCCTCGCGGCGTTGGTGTTTAGTGCGGAAGGGGATATGCGCCAGGCGATCAACAACCTGCAGTCGACGTGGGCTGGGTTCGGGTTTGTCTCGGGGGACAATGTCTTCAAGGTTGTCGACAGTCCTCACCCGATCAAAGTGCAGGCTATGCTCAAGGCTTGTTACGAGGGGAATGTGGACTCGGCGCTTGACACGTTGAGGGAGCTGTGGGATTTGGGGTACAGCAGTCATGATATTATCTCGACGATGTTTAGGGTGACCAAGACAATCGAGACGTTGAGCGAGCATAGCAAGTTGGAGTTTATCAAGGAGATTGGGTTTACGCATATgaaggttttggagggggtgcaGACGCTGCTGCAGTTgagtgggtgtgtggtgaggttgtgtAGGTTGAATATGGATCCGAAGAGGTTTGAGAGTAGATAG
- the LOC1 gene encoding 60S ribosomal subunit assembly/export protein (COG:A; EggNog:ENOG503P1SC) — protein MAPTRTIKNKHAAGSKSSSSSSSGPKRSSSSGVKKPSGGKGAPKGKIPPKEQKSKPNFGQDRKKKPRVYTEKELGIPELNMITPVGVTKPKGKKKGKVFVDDRESMSTILAIVQAEKEGQIESKLIKARQMEEIREARKAEAEKKEQERKAKLDETKELMRKKRKRGDGEKTKKEDEEGDKIVKEAVLRGTKAGRTKKKSVSFAAE, from the exons ATGGCACCAACCCGAAcaataaaaaacaaacacGCCGCCGgctccaaatcctcctcctcctcctcctccggcccaAAACGATCCTCTTCATCCGGCGTGAAGAAACCCTCAGGCGGCAAGGGTGCCCCCAAAGGCAAAATCCCCCCCAAAGAACAAAAGTCCAAACCCAACTTCGGCCAAGACCGCAAAAAGAAACCCCGCGTCTACACCGAAAAAGAGCTAGGGATCCCAGAGCTGAATATGATCACCCCCGTTGGGGTGACCAAGCCcaaagggaagaagaaggggaaggttTTTGTTGATGATAGA GAATCAATGTCCACAATCCTAGCCATAGTCCAAGCCGAGAAAGAAGGCCAGATCGAGTCCAAGTTAATCAAGGCCCGTCAAATGGAGGAGATTCGCGAGGCGCGCAAAGcagaggcggagaagaaggagcaggagaggaaaGCTAAGTTGGATGAGACAAAGGagttgatgaggaagaagaggaagaggggtgatggggagaagacgaaaaaggaggatgaggagggggataagATTGTCAAGGAGGCTGTTTTGAGGGGTACCAAGGCggggaggacgaagaagaagagtgtTTCTTTTGCGGCCGAGtag
- a CDS encoding uncharacterized protein (COG:S; EggNog:ENOG503P22D), translating to MSDAMDAYWQLQPLARTLATAIFVTSIGGHLGLIPTGWLFFHSSLAIFHMPPQIWRFLTTFLLSGPQLGIILDPYFVYQYLSQIESGNPKFQRKEDVLWYLITVSGFILLFTQCFLGFQPFLISALIIALCYTASQDSRGMKANFFFFTVPAQLVPYCMLGMSVIMNPAALPQQICGILAAHLHDFLVRTWPEFGGGRNWLATPAFVSRLVTTPRILQREYGTGFRPRTQTSGSSTGASAGSGPLPDSWKTRGTGHRLG from the exons atgtcGGACGCGATGGATGCCTACTGGCAGTTACAGCCATTGGCGCGAACACTCGCGACCGCCATCTTCGTCACGTCGATTGGAGGGCATCTGGGATTGATCCCGACGGGCTGGTTGTTCTTCCACTCCTCGCTGGCCATCTTCCATATGCCACCTCAGATTTGGCggttcctcaccacctttcTGTTGAGTGGTCCCCAGCTGGGCATCATCTTGGATCCCTACTTCGTCTACCAGTATCTCAGCCAGATCGAGTCCGGGAACCCCAAATTCCAACGGAAGGAGGATGTTCTCTGGTACCTCATAACGGTCAGCGGCTTCATCTTG CTGTTCACCCAGTGTTTCCTGGGCTTCCAGCCTTTTCTCATCAGCGCCTTGATTATTGCTCTATGCTACACGGCCTCGCAAGATTCGCGCGGCATGAAGGccaactttttctttttcaccGTGCCAGCCCAGCTTGTTCCGTATTGCATGCTCGGCATGTCCGTCATCATGAACCCTGCCGCTCTACCCCAACAGATTTGTGGTATCTTGGCCGCCCATCTTCACGACTTCTTAGTACGCACCTGGCCCGAGTTTGGAGGCGGTAGAAATTGGTTGGCCACTCCAGCATTCGTGTCTCGACTCGTCACCACGCCGAGAATTCTCCAACGCGAGTACGGCACCGGATTTCGCCCACGGACCCAGACGTCGGGCAGTTCTACGGGGGCCTCCGCCGGCTCCGGGCCACTTCCCGACTCCTGGAAGACAAGGGGAACTGGCCATCGGCTGGGTTAA
- a CDS encoding uncharacterized protein (EggNog:ENOG503Q008): MRHSKAFLPLSLASLGAAEIVGQWTAWSLARTCTPEGSSCTYHLVLVPGPESDFITCDWTVDSTSNFKPAYQTDFAEAKCGDNLSLNGGWSSMGFITIVPTDKAANVYAFFGFTDAELADGQVASSRQRPAYRVGTFGEKEHPDLGLGMSKKMVRRLSRGVVQQHGGSLSSSKPTKEKRRDITMSDQLRKHISVMYASSQQQQSSSEIDTCSQNCLPSGDAYDALACVETCRQQLHGPKINNSQERHRLGTRNDNPETWQIHSLTRLTNHLLNQTLFTFSLYSSTTLQLANCGISIPSVEPTHSWYGQRCDKDGKFSVGWGYKADTDSAVMTVCERGRGMAWFGWDGVAERDLDLVEVRFGDSRGEVVHETVCT; the protein is encoded by the exons atgcGTCACAGCAAagctttccttcccctctctctAGCCTCCCTAGGAGCAGCAGAGATAGTCGGCCAGTGGACAGCCTGGTCCCTCGCCCGCACCTGTACCCCTGAAGGCAGCTCCTGCACCtaccacctcgtcctcgtcccagGTCCGGAATCCGATTTCATCACCTGCGACTGGACCGTCGACTCTACCAGTAACTTCAAACCCGCGTACCAAACCGACTTTGCCGAAGCAAAATGCGGAGACAACCTTTCCCTAAACGGGGGCTGGAGCAGCATGGGTTTCATCACCATCGTGCCCACCGACAAAGCAGCCAACGTCTACGCCTTCTTCGGCTTCACCGACGCCGAGCTCGCAGACGGGCAGGTTGCGTCATCAAGACAAAGACCTGCCTACCGAGTCGGCACTTTTGGCGAGAAGGAGCACCCTGACCTGGGGCTGGGTATGTCGAAAAAGATGGTGAGGAGACTAAGCCGTGGTGTTGTCCAGCAGCACGGCGGCTCCTTGTCATCATCCAAACcgacaaaggaaaagaggcgGGATATAACCATGAGTGATCAACTGCGAAAGCACATCTCGGTGATGTATGCCtccagccagcagcaacaatcCTCTTCCGAGATCGACACCTGCAGCCAAAACTGCCTGCCTAGCGGGGATGCCTACGACGCTCTTGCGTGTGTCGAGACTTGTCGTCAGCAGCTTCACGGGCCAAagatcaacaacagccaggAGAGACACCGCCTCGGCACCCGTAACGACAACCCAGAAACATGGCAAATCcactccctcacccgcc taaccaaccacctcctcaaccaaaCCCTgttcaccttctccctttactccagcaccaccctccagctAGCAAACTGCGGCATCTCAATCCCGTCCGTAGAGCCAACCCACAGCTGGTACGGACAGCGCTGTGACAAGGATGGGAAGTTCAGTGTTGGGTGGGGGTACAAAGCAGATACAGACTCGGCCGTGATGACGGTTTGCGAGAGGGGACGGGGGATGGCTTGGTTCgggtgggatggtgttgctgagaGGGACCTAGACCTGGTGGAGGTCAGGTTTGGGGAttcgaggggggaggtggtgcatGAGACGGTTTGTActtga
- the HIS3 gene encoding imidazoleglycerol-phosphate dehydratase (EggNog:ENOG503NV4T; BUSCO:EOG09264TJN; COG:E) → MATAEHPPRWAAFARDTNETKIQLSLNLDGGRFHPDTDARLFKGQDHASQTSKSQTISINTGIGFLDHMLHALSKHAGWSLALNCKGDLHIDDHHTAEDVCIALGYAFAQALGTPVGIKRFGFAYCPLDEALSRAVVDISNRPHSVIDLGLKREKIGDLSTEMIPHCMQSFAQAARITLHVDVIRGDNDHHRAESAFKALAVAIREAISRVAGKEGEVPSTKGTLSV, encoded by the exons ATGGCTACTGCTGAACACCCTCCCCGCTGGGCCGCTTTTGCGCGCGACACCAACGAGACTAAGATCCAGCTTTCGCTGAATCTCGACGGCGGGCGCTTCCACCCAGACACCGACGCCCGTCTCTTCAAGGGCCAGGACCACGCCAGCCAGACGAGCAAGTCGCAGaccatcagcatcaacaccgGCATTGGTTTCTTGGACCACATGCTTCACGCCCTGTCCAAGCATGCGGGCTGGAGTCTGGCGCTGAACTGCAAGGGTGATTTGCACA TCGATGACCACCACACGGCCGAAGACGTCTGCATCGCCCTCGGATACGCCTTTGCCCAAGCCCTCGGCACCCCCGTCGGCATCAAGCGCTTCGGCTTCGCCTACTGCCCCCTCGACGAGGCCCTCAGCAGAGCCGTGGTCGACATCTCCAACAGACCGCACAGCGTTATCGACTTGGGACTCAAGCGCGAGAAGATTGGGGATCTGAGCACCGAGATGATCCCTCACTGCATGCAAAGCTTCGCGCAGGCGGCGCGCATCACGCTGCATGTGGATGTGATTAGGGGGGATAATGACCACCACAGGGCCGAGAGCGCGTTCAAGGCGCTGGCGGTGGCAATTAGGGAGGCTATTTCGAGGGTTgctgggaaggagggggaggtgccTAGTACTAAGGGGACGTTGAGTGTTTAA